One bacterium DNA segment encodes these proteins:
- a CDS encoding YciI family protein, with product MRYMLLIYEDDAERVDRMDERMPTCAAYAETMRKAGIYVCGERLRGAGTATSVRLVDGRTTVVDGPYAEAKEQLGGFHIIDVPDLDTALAWAARCPSASRGVVEVRPIWPLP from the coding sequence ATGCGGTACATGCTGCTGATCTACGAGGACGACGCGGAACGGGTGGACAGGATGGACGAGCGCATGCCGACCTGTGCCGCCTACGCGGAAACCATGAGGAAGGCCGGCATCTACGTCTGCGGCGAGCGCCTGCGCGGCGCCGGCACCGCCACCAGCGTCCGCCTGGTCGACGGCAGGACGACGGTCGTCGACGGGCCCTACGCCGAGGCGAAGGAACAGCTCGGCGGCTTCCACATCATCGACGTGCCCGATCTCGACACCGCGCTCGCCTGGGCGGCGCGCTGTCCGAGCGCCAGCCGCGGCGTCGTCGAGGTGCGGCCGATCTGGCCGTTGCCGTAG
- the xth gene encoding exodeoxyribonuclease III produces the protein MRIATWNVNSLKARLEKVTWWLERARPDVLLMQETKLADGDVPALAFRAAGYELAHHGEGRWNGVAIASRVGISGVTSNFGHPLRPARTAEVGDDEPLAEARMIAATCGGVRVVSIYAPNGRAVDSPFYRAKLAWFDRLARWLAEAARPDEPLAVGGDFNVAPADDDVWDPHLCRGGTHVSPLERAAFARLCDWGLRDAYRLHHPEPGRYTWWDYRAGSFHKNHGMRIDHLLVTEPLAARTIWAEIDREARKGKPVPSDHTPLVIDLDQPGVPFDPGWKSAAGRIAARQAATG, from the coding sequence ATGCGCATCGCGACCTGGAACGTGAATTCGCTGAAGGCCCGGCTCGAGAAGGTCACCTGGTGGCTCGAGCGGGCGCGGCCCGACGTCCTGTTGATGCAGGAGACCAAGCTCGCCGACGGCGACGTGCCGGCGCTGGCCTTCCGGGCCGCCGGCTACGAGCTGGCGCACCACGGCGAAGGGCGCTGGAACGGCGTCGCCATCGCCAGCCGGGTGGGGATCAGCGGCGTGACCAGCAACTTCGGCCACCCGCTGCGCCCGGCGCGCACGGCGGAGGTCGGCGACGACGAGCCGCTCGCCGAGGCGCGGATGATCGCCGCCACCTGCGGCGGGGTGCGCGTCGTCAGCATCTACGCCCCCAACGGCCGCGCCGTCGATTCGCCCTTCTACCGCGCCAAGCTCGCCTGGTTCGACCGCCTGGCCCGCTGGCTCGCCGAGGCGGCGCGACCCGACGAGCCGCTGGCGGTGGGCGGCGATTTCAACGTCGCGCCGGCGGACGACGACGTCTGGGATCCGCACCTCTGCCGCGGCGGCACCCACGTCTCGCCGCTCGAGCGCGCCGCCTTCGCCCGTCTCTGCGACTGGGGCCTGCGCGACGCCTACCGTCTGCACCACCCGGAGCCTGGGCGCTACACCTGGTGGGACTACCGCGCCGGCAGCTTCCACAAGAACCACGGCATGCGCATCGATCACCTGCTGGTCACCGAACCGCTGGCGGCGCGCACCATCTGGGCGGAGATCGACCGCGAGGCCCGCAAGGGCAAGCCGGTGCCGTCCGACCACACCCCGCTGGTCATCGATCTCGACCAGCCCGGGGTCCCCTTCGACCCTGGCTGGAAGTCGGCGGCCGGCCGCATCGCGGCTCGCCAGGCGGCGACCGGCTGA
- a CDS encoding autotransporter-associated beta strand repeat-containing protein, protein MRSERRDRTGDGVNERGRRRGGWLLVALLTLAGPSAAGAASYTWTGGGGDGKWSNPANWNGTAPKDNEAGVQLEFPALDAPYAADNDLNGLHVTFLDIATQVGAGDYAFTGKPVNLEGSATLSNPGTGNPNLVWRIPLLLGAQATIASSGRQTRIQADIDLGAHTLTFNTLGDILVTGVISGAGDLRKTNVGALTLGGANTYSGTTTSHIGALYLADAMALGSAGGGTTVKGGNLSFAPGSSFALAEPLVFEGGGILAYGTPSISGPVTVNAAIDVRAFDAPAVLTIDGAVGGSGSITVAGAGVVVMSGTATYAGGTTVSSGTLQLDGFIGGAAGVTVRDGATLRGSGSTAGSCTVESGGTLSPGPGTAVFGCGGLSLASGATLAMEINGPTAGTGYDEIVVNGAVALGGATLSLTLGSVPPNGQSYTLLVLQQGQGVSGTFAGLPNGATFELGGQTFGIAYDESSVVLTAAPGSSTPTPTEGPATATPSPSPTPTATPTGGATCAGDCDGNGAVGINELVLGVNIALGNERVDRCPGFDSNGDGQVGIAELIAAVNNALGGCP, encoded by the coding sequence ATGCGGAGCGAGCGACGGGATCGGACTGGCGACGGCGTGAACGAGCGCGGGCGGCGGCGGGGCGGGTGGCTATTGGTCGCGCTGCTGACGCTCGCCGGCCCGTCGGCGGCGGGCGCCGCCAGCTACACCTGGACCGGCGGCGGCGGCGACGGCAAGTGGTCCAACCCCGCCAACTGGAACGGCACGGCGCCGAAGGACAACGAGGCCGGCGTCCAGCTCGAGTTCCCCGCCCTCGACGCTCCCTACGCGGCCGACAACGATCTCAACGGCCTGCACGTCACCTTTCTCGACATCGCGACGCAGGTGGGCGCCGGCGACTACGCCTTCACCGGCAAGCCGGTGAACCTCGAAGGGTCGGCGACGCTGTCAAACCCCGGCACCGGTAATCCCAACCTGGTGTGGCGGATCCCGTTGCTCTTGGGCGCCCAGGCCACCATCGCGTCGTCGGGTCGGCAGACGCGGATCCAGGCCGACATCGATCTCGGAGCCCACACCCTGACCTTCAATACCCTCGGCGACATCCTGGTCACCGGCGTCATCAGCGGCGCCGGCGATCTGCGCAAGACCAACGTCGGAGCGCTGACCCTGGGCGGCGCCAACACCTACAGCGGCACCACCACGAGCCACATTGGCGCGCTCTACCTCGCCGACGCCATGGCCCTGGGCAGCGCCGGCGGCGGCACCACCGTCAAGGGCGGCAACCTGTCCTTCGCGCCCGGCAGCAGCTTCGCGCTCGCCGAGCCGCTGGTCTTCGAGGGCGGCGGCATCCTCGCCTACGGCACGCCCAGCATCAGCGGCCCGGTTACGGTCAACGCCGCGATCGACGTGCGCGCCTTCGACGCGCCGGCGGTGCTGACCATCGACGGCGCCGTCGGCGGCAGCGGCAGCATCACCGTCGCCGGCGCCGGGGTCGTGGTGATGAGCGGCACCGCGACGTACGCCGGCGGCACCACGGTGAGCAGCGGCACGCTCCAGCTCGATGGGTTCATCGGCGGCGCCGCGGGGGTGACCGTGCGCGACGGCGCGACGCTGCGCGGCAGCGGGTCGACGGCCGGATCGTGCACGGTGGAGAGCGGCGGCACCCTGTCCCCGGGCCCGGGCACGGCGGTGTTCGGGTGCGGCGGTCTGAGCCTGGCGAGCGGGGCGACGCTGGCGATGGAGATCAACGGCCCGACGGCGGGCACGGGCTACGACGAGATCGTGGTCAACGGCGCCGTCGCCCTGGGCGGCGCCACGCTGTCGCTCACCCTGGGCAGCGTGCCGCCGAACGGACAGAGCTACACCCTGCTCGTGCTGCAACAGGGGCAGGGGGTCAGCGGCACCTTCGCCGGGCTGCCGAATGGGGCGACCTTCGAGCTCGGCGGCCAGACCTTCGGCATCGCCTACGACGAGTCGAGCGTCGTGCTGACCGCCGCCCCGGGCAGCAGCACGCCGACCCCGACCGAGGGGCCGGCGACGGCCACGCCGTCGCCCTCGCCGACGCCGACGGCGACGCCCACCGGCGGCGCCACCTGCGCCGGCGACTGCGACGGCAACGGCGCGGTCGGCATCAACGAGCTGGTGCTCGGCGTCAACATCGCGCTCGGCAACGAGAGGGTCGACCGCTGCCCCGGCTTCGACAGCAACGGCGATGGCCAGGTCGGCATCGCGGAGCTGATCGCCGCCGTCAACAACGCCCTCGGCGGCTGCCCGTGA
- a CDS encoding RNA polymerase subunit sigma-70: protein MDEGDGGAARAAAAAVARRSYGKLVAYLAARTGDVAGAEDALAEAFASALADWPRDGVPRNPEAWLTTVARRRQIDAARRRRSRSEAAAHLRLMADEVAAAAAQPALPDERLALMFACAHPAIAAGVRAPLILQTILGFDAAAIGSAFLVSPATMAQRLVRAKSKIRDAAIPFQVPGRGEMAERLDAVLEAIYAAFCEGWSDPSGTEARRRNLADEGIWLGRLVASLLPDQAEALGLLALMLYAQSRRAARRDADGDYVPLAEQDPAAWDGALIDEAETLLRRASALPGLGRYQLEAAVQSAHVVRRRGGGADWEAIERLYDLLLEMTGSPVVAVNRAVAVAERRGAAAGLAALDAIGDARRLADYQPYWAARARLLADIGERAAADAAYERAIGLERDPAVTRFLQRRRAALAG from the coding sequence ATGGACGAGGGCGACGGCGGCGCGGCGCGCGCGGCGGCGGCGGCGGTGGCGCGGCGCAGCTACGGCAAGCTGGTCGCCTATCTCGCGGCGCGCACCGGCGATGTCGCCGGCGCCGAGGACGCGCTGGCGGAGGCGTTCGCCAGCGCCCTCGCCGACTGGCCGCGCGACGGCGTGCCGCGCAACCCCGAGGCCTGGTTGACGACCGTGGCGCGCCGCCGCCAGATCGACGCGGCGCGGCGGCGGCGCAGCCGCAGCGAGGCGGCGGCCCACCTCCGACTGATGGCCGACGAGGTCGCCGCGGCGGCGGCGCAGCCGGCGCTGCCCGACGAGCGCCTCGCCCTGATGTTCGCCTGCGCGCATCCGGCGATCGCCGCCGGCGTGCGCGCGCCGCTCATCCTGCAGACCATCCTCGGCTTCGACGCCGCCGCCATCGGCTCCGCCTTCCTCGTCTCGCCGGCGACGATGGCGCAGCGCCTGGTGCGCGCCAAGAGCAAGATCCGCGACGCCGCCATCCCGTTCCAGGTCCCCGGCCGCGGCGAGATGGCGGAGCGCCTCGACGCCGTCCTCGAGGCGATCTACGCCGCCTTCTGCGAGGGCTGGTCCGATCCCTCCGGCACCGAGGCGCGGCGGCGCAACCTCGCCGACGAGGGCATCTGGCTGGGACGGCTGGTGGCGTCGCTGCTGCCCGACCAGGCGGAGGCGCTCGGTCTGCTGGCCCTGATGCTCTACGCGCAGTCCCGGCGGGCGGCGCGTCGCGACGCCGACGGCGACTACGTCCCGCTGGCCGAGCAGGATCCGGCCGCCTGGGACGGGGCGCTGATCGACGAGGCGGAGACGCTGCTGCGGCGGGCCAGCGCCCTGCCGGGCCTCGGGCGCTACCAGCTCGAAGCGGCGGTGCAGTCGGCGCACGTGGTGCGGCGCCGGGGCGGCGGCGCCGACTGGGAGGCGATCGAGCGCCTGTACGATCTGCTGCTGGAGATGACGGGCTCGCCGGTGGTGGCGGTCAACCGCGCCGTGGCGGTGGCGGAGCGGCGCGGCGCCGCCGCCGGACTGGCGGCGCTGGATGCGATCGGCGACGCGCGCCGCCTGGCCGACTACCAGCCCTACTGGGCGGCGCGCGCCCGTCTGCTGGCCGATATCGGAGAGCGCGCCGCGGCGGACGCGGCCTACGAACGGGCCATCGGCCTCGAGCGCGATCCGGCCGTCACCCGCTTCCTGCAGCGCCGGCGCGCCGCCCTGGCCGGGTGA
- a CDS encoding AAA family ATPase has product MNRPTNAITFGPYRLDQDAVRLWKGDAPVALQPRPLAVLAYLAARPGEVVGRDELLARVWAGTAVTRAVLKVAVRAVREALDDPVAAPRYIETVGRTGYRFIGGIARGAAASAAGAPGLVGRHGELAALHRALARAEEGARGLLVVSGEAGIGKTAVVDHFAEELTRHPGVWVARGQCLEQYGEGEPYLPLLDAMGRLLRAPRGDELARVLRRHAPSWAGQLPALAARPSVKRRTAGAGPTRRLRELGEALDVFTRTRTLALLLEDLHWSDHATVDVLRFVAGRREPARLLIVATTRAAELIAHQHPLRPFLQELRASGQCQELALELLSPDDVARYVEGRFPGLPAEDLRRVAARIHERSEGNALFMINLLDDLVGKGLLVRRDGRWHGEGSLDGLAEHVPVGLQELIARRIEALSAAAQRTLEAASVAGDPFTVASVAAALGEPLEVVEDACEALAGDGGLIADAGAAEWPDGTISDRYRFRHALYRHVLYQRIGAARRVRMHRAVGLREEAGFGPRAGEHAAQLAMHFTRGRERPRALEYHQLAAFAALANQAPHEAVGHCGAALAALADAGAVADRAARELRLVVTRATLHMATSGYAAAETERDYARARALCGELRGAAEVFPVLRGLLSYHHVRGALAVARELGEELLRHAADPGADRHLVVQAHYGHGATLFHAGALAESAAHLERGLAGYDPAQHATHARVYGGYDPGVACALWLAWTRALQGDLEEAAALDGDGLALARRLPDVFSLAWACYGAGVSRQLFGDWAGAEALLRESMQLAEEHGFPHVLGMAMAICGWSQVMQGRVADGIALMRRGIAAVEQTGAALMRPSYLGMLATADLLEGDRASAARRYDEAIAVAEESGERVHLAPVLIGHSHLLAGGGPGGRASRASERAAEASLEQALAVARAQGARLLELRAAVALARHYDRTGRGVEGLSRLRQAHEWFAPRPANAPEIAAARQLLAR; this is encoded by the coding sequence ATGAACCGCCCGACGAACGCCATCACCTTCGGCCCGTACCGGCTCGACCAGGACGCCGTGCGCCTCTGGAAGGGGGACGCGCCGGTGGCGCTGCAGCCCCGGCCGCTCGCCGTGCTCGCCTACCTCGCGGCCCGGCCGGGCGAGGTGGTCGGGCGCGACGAGCTCCTGGCGCGCGTCTGGGCGGGTACCGCGGTCACCAGGGCGGTGCTGAAGGTCGCGGTGCGCGCCGTGCGCGAGGCCCTGGACGATCCGGTGGCGGCGCCGCGCTACATCGAGACCGTCGGCCGCACCGGGTATCGCTTCATCGGCGGCATTGCGCGCGGCGCGGCGGCGAGCGCGGCGGGCGCGCCTGGTCTGGTCGGCCGCCACGGCGAGCTGGCGGCGCTGCACCGCGCCCTGGCGCGGGCGGAGGAGGGGGCGCGCGGTCTGCTGGTGGTCAGCGGCGAGGCGGGGATCGGCAAGACGGCGGTCGTCGACCACTTCGCCGAGGAGCTGACGCGCCACCCCGGCGTCTGGGTGGCCCGCGGCCAGTGCCTCGAACAGTACGGCGAGGGCGAGCCGTACCTGCCCCTGCTCGACGCCATGGGGCGTCTGCTGCGCGCGCCGCGCGGCGACGAGCTGGCGCGGGTGCTGCGCCGCCACGCGCCGAGCTGGGCGGGTCAATTGCCGGCGCTCGCGGCCCGGCCGTCGGTGAAGCGGCGCACGGCCGGCGCCGGCCCCACGCGCAGGCTGCGCGAGCTCGGCGAAGCGCTCGACGTATTCACCCGCACGCGCACCCTGGCGCTGCTGCTCGAGGATCTGCACTGGAGCGACCATGCGACGGTGGATGTGCTGCGCTTCGTCGCCGGCCGACGCGAGCCGGCGCGATTGCTGATCGTCGCCACGACCCGCGCCGCCGAGTTGATCGCCCATCAGCATCCGCTGCGCCCCTTCCTGCAGGAGTTGCGCGCCAGCGGCCAGTGCCAGGAGCTGGCGCTCGAGCTGCTCTCGCCCGACGACGTCGCCCGCTACGTCGAGGGCCGCTTTCCCGGCCTCCCGGCCGAGGACCTGCGTCGGGTCGCGGCCCGCATCCACGAGCGCAGCGAGGGCAATGCGCTGTTCATGATCAACCTGCTGGACGACCTCGTCGGCAAGGGGCTGCTGGTCCGGCGGGACGGTCGCTGGCACGGCGAGGGCAGCCTCGACGGGCTCGCCGAGCACGTCCCGGTCGGCCTGCAGGAGCTGATCGCCCGCCGCATCGAGGCGCTCTCCGCCGCGGCGCAGCGCACGCTGGAGGCGGCCAGCGTCGCCGGCGACCCGTTCACCGTCGCCAGCGTCGCGGCGGCGCTCGGCGAACCGCTGGAGGTCGTCGAGGACGCCTGCGAGGCACTGGCCGGCGATGGCGGACTGATCGCCGACGCCGGCGCCGCGGAATGGCCGGACGGGACGATCAGCGACCGCTATCGCTTCCGCCACGCCCTGTACCGCCACGTGCTCTACCAGCGAATCGGCGCCGCGCGGCGGGTGCGGATGCACCGCGCCGTCGGGCTGCGCGAGGAAGCCGGGTTCGGGCCCCGCGCCGGCGAGCACGCGGCGCAACTGGCGATGCACTTCACGCGCGGCCGCGAGCGCCCGCGCGCCCTCGAGTACCACCAACTGGCGGCCTTCGCGGCGCTCGCCAACCAGGCGCCGCACGAGGCCGTCGGGCACTGCGGCGCCGCGCTGGCGGCGCTGGCGGATGCCGGCGCGGTCGCCGATCGTGCGGCGCGCGAGCTGCGCCTGGTGGTCACGCGGGCGACGTTGCACATGGCGACCAGCGGCTACGCCGCGGCCGAGACCGAGCGCGACTACGCGCGGGCGCGGGCGCTGTGCGGCGAGTTGCGGGGCGCCGCGGAGGTGTTCCCGGTCCTGCGTGGCCTGCTGTCGTACCACCACGTGCGCGGCGCGCTGGCGGTCGCGCGCGAGCTCGGCGAGGAATTGTTGCGCCATGCGGCCGATCCGGGCGCCGACCGCCACCTCGTCGTGCAGGCGCACTACGGGCATGGCGCGACGCTGTTCCACGCCGGCGCGCTGGCCGAGTCGGCCGCCCACCTCGAACGCGGGCTGGCGGGCTACGATCCGGCGCAGCACGCGACCCACGCCCGGGTCTACGGCGGCTACGACCCGGGCGTGGCGTGCGCCCTGTGGCTGGCCTGGACGCGCGCGCTGCAGGGGGACCTGGAGGAGGCGGCGGCGCTCGATGGCGACGGCCTGGCGCTGGCCCGCCGGCTGCCCGATGTCTTCTCGCTCGCCTGGGCCTGCTACGGCGCCGGCGTGTCGCGACAACTGTTCGGCGACTGGGCGGGCGCCGAGGCGCTGTTGCGCGAGTCGATGCAGCTCGCCGAGGAGCACGGCTTCCCGCACGTGCTCGGCATGGCGATGGCCATCTGCGGCTGGAGCCAGGTGATGCAGGGGCGCGTCGCCGACGGCATCGCGCTGATGCGCCGTGGCATCGCGGCCGTGGAGCAGACGGGCGCGGCGCTGATGCGCCCGTCGTACCTGGGGATGCTGGCGACGGCCGACCTGCTGGAGGGCGACCGCGCCAGCGCGGCGCGGCGCTATGACGAGGCGATCGCGGTCGCCGAGGAGAGCGGCGAGCGCGTGCACCTGGCGCCGGTGTTGATCGGCCACAGCCATCTCCTCGCCGGGGGCGGACCGGGCGGGCGGGCCTCCCGCGCCAGCGAGCGCGCCGCCGAGGCGTCGCTCGAGCAGGCGCTGGCGGTCGCCCGCGCCCAGGGGGCGCGCTTGCTCGAGCTGCGGGCGGCGGTCGCCCTGGCACGCCACTACGACCGGACGGGGCGCGGCGTCGAGGGGCTCTCCCGCCTGCGCCAGGCGCACGAGTGGTTCGCGCCGCGCCCCGCCAACGCCCCCGAGATCGCCGCCGCCCGCCAGCTTCTCGCCCGCTAG
- a CDS encoding IS1380 family transposase, whose translation MAFDGGEITSDAGLVLLREFDERVGVTAALPTLIADPRDTRFTEHELLTLLRQRLYQIAAGYEDANDATALRRDPTLCTVAARGLTALASQPTLSRLENGVAWESIRLLETQGTEWLCRYEPRGPRDEIILDVDSTEDPTHGQQPFTFFNQHYGGYMYHPVLIFDGRSGLLLGSRLRPGNAMGSRQVIPLLRPLLARLRGHFGPAQPLALRADGEFAKPDLLAYAERHGLRYAIGFARNSRLQTLVQPLCEKAEALWERRGARVRLYASFSYQAHSWHRPRRVVAKIERTAEGRNLRFVVTNRRGRAQQIFHWYEQRGQAENYIKELKNDLAADRLSCAAYRANAFRLQLHAYAYNLAVLFRRRVLVGTELARSTMATLRGRLFKVGARVHRSVRRVWFHLASGWPGQALFERVLTHMAPLGAPG comes from the coding sequence GTGGCATTCGATGGGGGTGAGATCACCAGTGATGCGGGCTTGGTGCTGCTGCGGGAATTCGATGAGCGGGTCGGGGTGACGGCAGCATTGCCGACGTTGATCGCCGACCCGCGCGACACGCGGTTCACCGAGCACGAATTGCTGACGCTGCTGCGTCAGCGGCTGTATCAAATTGCCGCCGGCTACGAGGACGCCAACGACGCGACGGCGCTGCGGCGCGATCCGACGCTGTGCACGGTGGCGGCGCGCGGCCTGACCGCGTTGGCGTCGCAGCCGACGCTGTCGCGCTTGGAGAACGGGGTCGCGTGGGAGTCGATCCGGCTGCTGGAGACGCAGGGCACCGAATGGCTGTGTCGCTATGAACCGCGCGGTCCGCGCGACGAGATCATCCTGGATGTAGATTCCACCGAGGATCCGACCCACGGCCAGCAGCCCTTCACGTTCTTCAATCAGCACTACGGCGGCTACATGTATCACCCCGTGCTGATTTTCGACGGGCGCAGCGGGCTGCTGCTGGGCTCGCGGCTGCGGCCCGGCAACGCCATGGGGAGCCGCCAGGTGATCCCGCTGCTGCGCCCGTTGCTGGCGCGGCTGCGCGGCCACTTCGGTCCCGCCCAGCCGCTGGCGCTGCGCGCCGATGGGGAGTTCGCCAAGCCCGATCTGCTCGCGTATGCCGAGCGCCACGGGCTGCGTTACGCGATCGGCTTTGCCCGCAACTCCAGACTGCAGACCCTGGTGCAGCCGCTGTGCGAGAAGGCCGAAGCGCTCTGGGAACGGCGCGGGGCGCGCGTGCGGCTGTATGCCAGCTTTTCCTACCAAGCCCACAGTTGGCACCGCCCGCGCCGCGTGGTGGCCAAGATCGAACGCACCGCCGAGGGACGGAATCTGCGCTTCGTGGTGACCAACCGCCGCGGCCGGGCTCAGCAAATCTTCCACTGGTACGAGCAACGCGGGCAGGCCGAGAACTACATCAAGGAACTCAAGAACGATCTGGCCGCCGATCGGCTGTCGTGTGCGGCCTATCGCGCCAATGCCTTCCGGCTCCAACTGCATGCGTACGCGTACAACCTGGCAGTGCTCTTCCGCCGCCGCGTGCTCGTCGGGACCGAGCTGGCCCGCAGCACGATGGCCACGCTGCGCGGGCGTCTGTTCAAAGTGGGCGCCCGCGTTCACCGCTCGGTGCGCCGGGTGTGGTTCCACCTCGCCAGCGGGTGGCCGGGGCAGGCGCTGTTTGAGCGCGTCCTCACCCACATGGCCCCCCTCGGCGCGCCGGGATAG